In one window of Fibrobacter sp. UWH6 DNA:
- the ilvC gene encoding ketol-acid reductoisomerase gives MGINYFNSIPLRRQLEEIGHCRFMDSSEFSRGVEALKGKKIVFVGCGAQGLHQGLDLRDSGLDVSYTLRPEAIAEKRQSWKNATENGFAVGTYEEMIPTADLVCNLTPDKQHHNVIPAVMKLMKKGAALSYSHGFNIVEEGQQIREDITVIMVAPKGPGSEVRSEYVRGFGMPCLIAVHPENDPEGKGWDYAKAYAAGLHADRPGVLESSFVAEVKSDLMGEQTILCGMLQTGTILCYDKMVKEFGVEPAYATKLLQYGWETISEALKHGGITNMMDRLSNPAKVRANELSEKMKVIMRGLYQEHQDNIISGKFSSTMMIDWEAGDKDLLAWRAATGELEFEKVAATDKAISEQEYFDRGVLMVAMIKAGVELAFETMCSVGIKPMSAYYESLHETPLIANLIARKKLFEMNRVISDTAEYGCYLFANKCVPLLKDFMAKEVTKEDIGAIFGEGKSTAVDNEELIKVNASIRKHPVEEIGAWLRARMSGMTRVV, from the coding sequence ATGGGTATCAATTACTTCAATTCCATTCCTCTGCGTCGTCAGCTGGAAGAAATCGGTCACTGCCGTTTCATGGATTCTTCTGAATTTTCTCGCGGTGTAGAAGCCCTCAAGGGCAAGAAGATCGTGTTCGTCGGTTGCGGCGCTCAGGGTCTCCATCAGGGTCTCGACCTGCGTGATAGCGGTCTCGATGTTTCCTACACCCTCCGTCCGGAAGCAATCGCTGAAAAGCGTCAGTCCTGGAAGAACGCTACCGAAAACGGTTTCGCCGTCGGTACCTACGAAGAAATGATCCCCACTGCTGACCTGGTTTGCAACCTCACACCGGATAAGCAGCACCACAACGTGATCCCCGCTGTCATGAAGCTCATGAAGAAGGGCGCAGCTCTCTCCTACAGCCATGGCTTCAACATCGTTGAAGAAGGCCAGCAGATCCGTGAAGACATCACCGTTATCATGGTGGCTCCCAAGGGTCCGGGTTCCGAAGTCCGTTCTGAATACGTTCGCGGTTTCGGTATGCCCTGCTTGATCGCTGTCCACCCCGAAAACGACCCCGAAGGTAAGGGTTGGGACTATGCTAAGGCTTACGCCGCTGGTCTCCACGCTGACCGTCCGGGCGTTCTCGAAAGCTCTTTCGTCGCCGAAGTGAAGTCTGACCTCATGGGCGAACAGACCATCCTCTGCGGTATGCTCCAGACCGGTACCATCCTCTGCTACGACAAGATGGTCAAGGAATTCGGTGTTGAACCGGCATACGCAACCAAGCTCCTCCAGTACGGTTGGGAAACCATTTCCGAAGCCCTGAAGCACGGTGGCATCACCAACATGATGGACCGTCTCTCCAACCCGGCTAAGGTTCGTGCAAACGAACTCTCCGAAAAGATGAAGGTCATCATGCGCGGCCTCTATCAGGAACACCAGGACAACATCATCTCCGGTAAGTTCTCCTCTACCATGATGATCGACTGGGAAGCTGGTGACAAGGACCTCCTGGCATGGCGTGCAGCTACTGGCGAACTGGAATTCGAAAAGGTTGCAGCTACCGACAAGGCTATCTCCGAACAGGAATACTTCGACCGCGGCGTCCTCATGGTCGCTATGATCAAGGCCGGTGTGGAACTGGCATTCGAAACCATGTGCTCCGTCGGCATCAAGCCCATGAGCGCATACTACGAATCTCTCCACGAAACTCCGCTCATTGCAAACCTCATCGCTCGTAAGAAGCTGTTCGAAATGAACCGCGTTATCTCCGACACCGCAGAATACGGCTGCTACCTGTTCGCTAACAAGTGCGTGCCTCTGCTGAAGGACTTCATGGCTAAGGAAGTCACTAAGGAAGATATCGGCGCTATCTTCGGCGAAGGCAAGTCCACCGCTGTTGATAACGAAGAACTCATCAAGGTCAATGCAAGCATCCGCAAGCACCCGGTTGAAGAAATCGGGGCTTGGCTGAGAGCCAGAATGAGTGGTATGACCCGCGTGGTGTAA